A genome region from Triticum aestivum cultivar Chinese Spring chromosome 2B, IWGSC CS RefSeq v2.1, whole genome shotgun sequence includes the following:
- the LOC123041096 gene encoding uncharacterized protein, with translation MSPTNESITAEDYNHIYSSLSIYSRGFLMMCGKTSAINQIRNSGEGAPPIGIAPSTHMRCSSPWWHGFGAVAVLADASRYSCTSRYAPSADMRCICHMVSWFWSWSCACYCREIFMHIHICA, from the exons ATGTCACCCACAAATGAATCG ATCACCGCAGAAGATTATAATCATATCTATTCCTCCCTCTCAATATATTCCCGAG GTTTCTTGATGATGTGTGGTAAGACTTCTGCTATCAACCAAATTAGGAATTCTGGAGAAG GAGCCCCTCCCATTGGAATTGCGCCATCCACACACATGAGGTGCAGCAGTCCATGGTGGCATGGCTTTGGAGCTGTAGCTGTGCTTGCAGACGCCTCGAGATATTCATGCACATCCAGATATGCACCATCCGCAGACATGAGGTGCATCTGTCACATGGTGTCCTGGTTTTGGAGCTGGAGTTGTGCTTGCTACTGCCGCGAGATTTTCATGCACATCCACATATGTGCCTAA